One Bacteroidota bacterium DNA window includes the following coding sequences:
- a CDS encoding sigma-54 dependent transcriptional regulator, with amino-acid sequence MENKHGNILIIDDNEEMLLALKVFLAPHFSKIVTEKNPNLIPVLVKDNFDIILLDMNFSAGINSGNEGFFWMNEILKIDSNACIVFITAYSDVELAVKAIKEGAADFIQKSWDEKKILSTVMAAYKLRRSKQEISQLKSKQKHLTEGIQEKFHFIHGSSPSTLKVIETIKKISATEASILLLGENGTGKEVIAREIHQLSKRKDGIFVSIDLGAISESLFESELFGHIKGAFTDANEDRTGRFEIASGGTLFLDEIGNLPLHLQSKLLSVIQNREITRVGSSVTIPIDIRLICATNKDLYKMLDENSFREDLLYRINTIQIEIPPLRERSADIENLTLHFLNLYAQKYKNKPISISKAAIEKLKKHSWFGNIRELQHTIEKAVIMTEAEQIMANDLSFSGKTTSKNMDVESLNLAENEKQIILKAIQKFKGNMSLTAKELGINRSTLYDKMKKYDL; translated from the coding sequence ATGGAGAATAAACATGGGAACATTTTAATTATTGACGACAATGAGGAAATGTTATTGGCACTGAAGGTTTTTCTGGCTCCTCATTTTTCAAAAATTGTAACGGAAAAAAATCCAAATCTGATCCCTGTTTTAGTTAAAGATAATTTTGATATTATCCTTTTGGATATGAATTTTTCGGCTGGAATTAATTCTGGGAACGAGGGCTTTTTCTGGATGAATGAAATCTTAAAAATTGATTCGAATGCCTGCATCGTTTTCATTACTGCATATAGCGATGTTGAATTAGCGGTAAAAGCCATAAAAGAAGGTGCTGCTGATTTCATCCAAAAATCTTGGGATGAAAAGAAAATTCTATCCACGGTGATGGCAGCCTATAAATTGCGAAGATCAAAACAGGAAATCAGTCAGTTAAAATCAAAACAAAAGCACCTGACCGAAGGCATTCAAGAAAAGTTTCATTTTATTCATGGGTCCTCTCCCTCAACGCTGAAAGTAATCGAAACCATTAAAAAAATTTCGGCAACCGAAGCAAGCATTTTACTTTTAGGTGAAAACGGCACAGGCAAGGAAGTAATCGCCCGTGAAATTCATCAACTTTCAAAAAGAAAAGACGGGATTTTCGTGAGTATTGATTTGGGAGCTATTAGCGAAAGTTTATTCGAATCAGAATTATTTGGACATATAAAAGGTGCGTTTACAGATGCAAATGAAGACAGGACGGGGAGATTTGAAATTGCATCCGGAGGGACCTTGTTTTTGGATGAAATCGGTAACTTACCGCTTCATCTGCAATCCAAATTGCTTTCGGTTATTCAAAACCGGGAAATTACAAGGGTGGGATCATCTGTAACAATTCCGATTGATATCCGTCTTATTTGTGCCACCAACAAGGACCTCTATAAAATGCTTGACGAAAATAGCTTTCGCGAAGATTTGCTGTATCGCATCAATACCATTCAAATTGAGATTCCGCCTTTACGCGAACGTTCCGCTGATATAGAAAACTTGACCCTCCATTTTCTAAACCTCTATGCGCAGAAATATAAAAATAAACCAATTTCGATCAGCAAAGCAGCCATTGAAAAATTGAAAAAACATTCCTGGTTCGGAAATATCAGAGAGCTTCAGCATACCATTGAAAAGGCAGTAATTATGACAGAAGCGGAACAGATTATGGCCAACGATTTATCATTTAGTGGGAAAACAACTTCTAAAAACATGGATGTTGAATCTCTGAATTTGGCTGAAAATGAAAAGCAAATAATTTTAAAAGCGATTCAAAAATTTAAAGGAAATATGAGCCTCACGGCAAAAGAACTTGGTATTAACCGCTCTACTCTTTACGATAAAATGAAAAAATATGACCTTTAA
- a CDS encoding ABC transporter permease, translating to MISNYLKTAFRNLLRNKVFSSINIFGLAIGMAACLLIMLWIQNELTFDIFHKSKDKMYRIMTYGKDQVSSTVPAPLGMQVAKTMPEIEKATLFEGISDLMFQYGDKGFYQDGGILADSSFFNFFDFEFIEGSSKHVFSSGNEIVINEEIAHKLFGDEQALNKVIEIGGEEQVKVVGVIKKVPDNSSIIFKYMVPFDYSNLNRGSYSWGRFMFATFIQLNEQANIDSVAVRLTRLATEAKCPQVLQYGFAFKIQEFSKVHLDGSREGGNDWSYYNLTDRKYVIAFSVIALFILINACFNYINLSTVRSERRSKEVGIRKVIGAHFQNLFKQFIGESLLVSFISTVLALILLELARSIFSDLTSKLLIIEYTSFNFIGSVLFLFIVTGLFAGSYPALMMSSFSPMSILRKSSAKRGSGVFRNILVIIQFFVASVLIIGSVIIMRQLHFIEKKDIGFSPENIVIIPMKENLANNYKFIKSNLLLDPNIVSVTASDYLWATNENSCAGCFSWDGFDWDNPINFHLPEVDFDYFKTLGIKVLEGRDFSSTISSDSTLAFMVNETAAKLIGKESPVGMSAKFGYSAAGLKSVQIIGVFPDFNYGSLERKIEAQAVRILSNPEEIGRNGVMLVRINDANVDAAIKVLEKEWNAVNHLIPFEYHFLTQIYDELYKNDQDMARLVIYFTLFSILIACLGILGMTIFVTERKTKEIGIRKVNGASLSQLIWAIIGRFMIWITIAFFIAVPVSYLLMEEVLKRYSYRISIGIQDYLFAILIVVLVSLSSSIYQAYKAATSNPVDALQVD from the coding sequence ATGATAAGTAACTATTTAAAAACCGCTTTTAGAAACTTGCTTCGTAATAAAGTATTTTCTTCAATTAATATTTTTGGACTTGCAATTGGCATGGCAGCGTGCTTGCTTATCATGCTTTGGATACAAAATGAATTGACCTTTGATATATTTCATAAAAGCAAGGATAAAATGTATCGCATCATGACTTATGGTAAAGATCAGGTTTCTTCTACAGTACCAGCGCCCCTGGGGATGCAGGTTGCCAAAACGATGCCCGAAATTGAAAAAGCTACCTTATTTGAGGGCATTAGTGATTTGATGTTTCAGTATGGCGATAAAGGCTTTTATCAGGATGGTGGCATTTTAGCAGATAGCTCATTTTTCAATTTTTTCGATTTTGAATTTATTGAAGGAAGTTCCAAGCACGTATTCTCAAGTGGCAATGAAATTGTAATTAATGAAGAGATTGCCCATAAATTGTTTGGGGATGAACAGGCACTGAACAAAGTTATTGAGATTGGGGGAGAGGAGCAAGTGAAAGTGGTAGGAGTTATTAAAAAAGTGCCTGATAATTCTTCGATCATTTTTAAATATATGGTTCCTTTTGATTACTCGAATTTGAATAGGGGTAGTTATAGCTGGGGCCGTTTTATGTTTGCTACTTTTATACAGTTAAATGAACAGGCCAATATTGATTCGGTTGCAGTTCGTTTAACAAGATTAGCTACCGAAGCAAAATGCCCCCAGGTATTGCAATATGGATTTGCATTTAAAATCCAGGAGTTTTCAAAAGTTCATTTAGATGGTTCGAGAGAGGGTGGCAACGATTGGTCTTATTACAATCTTACCGATCGTAAATATGTGATTGCATTTAGCGTGATAGCGCTGTTTATCCTCATCAATGCATGTTTTAATTATATTAACTTATCAACGGTTAGAAGCGAAAGAAGGTCGAAAGAAGTGGGTATTCGTAAAGTTATCGGTGCTCATTTTCAAAATCTGTTCAAGCAATTTATTGGTGAATCATTGTTGGTTAGTTTTATCTCAACGGTATTGGCTTTAATTTTACTTGAGTTAGCGCGATCAATTTTTAGTGATTTAACCAGCAAACTCCTGATCATTGAATACACTAGTTTTAATTTTATTGGAAGTGTTCTTTTTCTTTTCATTGTTACCGGACTATTTGCAGGCAGTTATCCGGCGCTAATGATGTCCTCATTTAGTCCGATGAGTATTTTACGAAAATCCTCAGCAAAAAGAGGATCCGGAGTGTTCCGAAATATACTTGTCATCATTCAGTTTTTTGTTGCTTCAGTCCTGATTATCGGATCGGTCATTATCATGAGGCAGTTGCATTTTATCGAGAAAAAAGATATTGGGTTTAGCCCCGAAAATATTGTGATTATCCCGATGAAAGAGAATCTTGCTAATAACTATAAGTTTATAAAGTCGAACCTTTTGCTGGATCCAAACATCGTTTCTGTTACAGCTTCCGATTATTTGTGGGCCACTAATGAGAATAGCTGTGCGGGCTGCTTTTCATGGGATGGTTTTGATTGGGATAACCCCATTAATTTCCATTTGCCTGAGGTCGATTTTGATTACTTCAAAACCCTCGGCATCAAGGTTTTGGAGGGAAGGGATTTTTCGAGCACTATTTCATCCGATTCTACCTTGGCATTTATGGTGAATGAAACAGCTGCAAAATTAATTGGGAAAGAAAGCCCGGTTGGAATGTCGGCAAAATTTGGATATTCTGCTGCCGGCCTTAAAAGTGTTCAGATTATTGGGGTATTTCCGGATTTTAATTATGGATCATTAGAAAGAAAAATTGAAGCCCAAGCGGTTAGGATACTAAGTAATCCGGAAGAAATTGGCCGAAATGGGGTGATGCTTGTTAGAATTAATGATGCTAATGTTGATGCCGCCATAAAAGTGCTTGAGAAAGAATGGAATGCAGTAAATCATCTGATCCCGTTTGAGTATCATTTTTTGACTCAAATTTATGATGAGCTCTATAAAAACGATCAGGATATGGCTCGATTGGTAATTTATTTTACCCTGTTTTCTATCCTCATAGCTTGCCTTGGAATACTTGGGATGACGATATTCGTTACCGAAAGAAAAACAAAAGAAATTGGAATTAGAAAAGTAAACGGAGCCAGCCTTAGTCAATTGATTTGGGCCATCATTGGGCGATTTATGATATGGATTACGATTGCATTTTTTATTGCGGTTCCGGTTAGTTACCTGCTTATGGAAGAAGTTTTAAAAAGATACTCGTATCGGATAAGCATCGGGATTCAGGATTATCTATTTGCAATTTTAATTGTGGTTTTGGTTAGTTTAAGCTCAAGTATTTATCAGGCTTACAAAGCAGCAACTTCAAATCCGGTTGATGCTTTGCAGGTTGATTAA
- a CDS encoding GHKL domain-containing protein, translated as MVSKKFIFGVVIRIFGILIVLGFLSVFYFILERSQLVFTFTVGISIFVFLVSNLIIYVTRTNRELAKFLMSIKYSDFSVYYSTQHKKSYIGDLHQAFNEIIDSFKEIKIEKELQLQFLTLIVEQINVGLIALNGKNELILMNSAAENILGVKKTRRWNQLEVKIFAFTSEVDKLISGGKKLIELGESKKQLSLNVSNSVLLEENHTIISFQDIKGEIEQKEAEAWIRLIRILNHEIMNSVTPISSLTETILMILGKDENSVNIGDLSTEQIRDVIRSVKTIQNRSDGLFDFVTEYRKLTKIPQPKIEVVNVNELLQNAEQLWKPELIKNNIAYEFKAEDSLTINADPNLIDQILINLTKNSIQALENTEKPQLSITAFSTMGKVCIQVKDNGVGISSNIINDIFVPFFTTKEKGSGIGLSLSRQIMRMHGGNISVKSTPHVETIFTLSF; from the coding sequence ATGGTCTCTAAAAAATTTATTTTCGGTGTGGTGATCAGGATATTTGGTATTCTGATTGTACTTGGGTTTCTCTCCGTGTTCTATTTTATTTTAGAACGAAGCCAGTTGGTTTTTACTTTTACAGTTGGGATAAGTATTTTTGTTTTTCTGGTCTCAAATCTGATTATTTACGTTACTCGTACCAATCGGGAACTGGCTAAGTTCCTGATGTCGATCAAATATTCCGATTTTTCGGTTTATTATTCAACTCAACATAAAAAATCATATATCGGTGATTTACATCAGGCTTTTAACGAAATTATCGACTCTTTTAAAGAAATCAAAATTGAAAAGGAATTACAACTTCAATTTTTGACGTTAATCGTTGAACAAATTAATGTGGGGTTAATTGCATTAAATGGAAAGAATGAGCTTATTTTGATGAATTCGGCTGCCGAGAATATACTTGGAGTTAAAAAGACCAGGAGATGGAATCAGCTTGAAGTCAAGATTTTTGCCTTTACGTCAGAAGTAGATAAATTAATCTCCGGTGGAAAGAAACTAATTGAATTGGGAGAAAGCAAAAAACAGCTATCGCTGAATGTAAGTAACAGCGTGTTATTGGAAGAAAATCACACCATTATTTCCTTTCAGGATATTAAAGGCGAAATTGAACAAAAGGAAGCTGAAGCATGGATAAGACTAATCAGAATCTTAAATCATGAAATCATGAATTCTGTAACCCCAATTTCATCACTTACCGAAACCATTTTGATGATTTTAGGCAAAGATGAAAACAGTGTGAATATTGGAGATTTAAGCACCGAACAAATTCGTGATGTGATCCGAAGCGTAAAAACGATCCAAAACCGAAGCGATGGTTTATTTGATTTTGTGACCGAATACCGTAAACTTACCAAAATTCCACAACCGAAAATTGAAGTTGTAAATGTGAATGAACTTTTGCAGAATGCAGAACAATTATGGAAACCCGAATTGATCAAAAACAATATTGCATATGAATTCAAAGCAGAAGATTCTTTAACTATTAATGCCGATCCAAATCTGATAGATCAAATCCTGATCAACCTGACAAAAAACAGTATACAGGCACTCGAAAATACTGAAAAACCACAGCTTTCAATAACAGCTTTCAGCACCATGGGAAAAGTTTGCATTCAGGTAAAAGACAATGGTGTTGGGATTTCTTCAAATATTATAAATGATATTTTTGTGCCATTTTTCACAACCAAAGAAAAAGGCTCAGGAATAGGGCTGAGCCTTTCACGCCAAATTATGCGGATGCATGGTGGGAATATTTCTGTTAAATCCACCCCTCATGTTGAAACAATCTTTACCTTATCATTTTAA
- a CDS encoding sigma-54 dependent transcriptional regulator, which translates to MKTEASILIIDDDLDVLVSAQIFLKQLFTEVRVEQRPDKIPELMEIIDFDVILLDMNFTKGKNDGEEGIYWLNRILSINPAAVVVFITAYGGVDIAVQAMKIGSFDFLVKPWKNDKLLGCILAALQLRKSKLEVEKLRNTNETLDSEINQHFKEFVGNSLAIQKVFTLIEKVAITEADVLILGENGTGKELIAREIHKQSNRRNEVFIPVDLGAIHENLFESELFGHIKGSFTDAHVDKAGRFELAHHGTIFLDEIGNLSLPLQAKLLSVLQNRRVNRIGSGKEIQVDFRLICATNMPLYEMVQKGEFREDLLYRINIVEINVPPLRERIGDIPLLLNFFFKKFTKKYNKPKLQVSQNIINLLSKYSWPGNIRELGHLIERAVILSDGIKLNFHDFASDFSNAKIQGKTEDTLNLKEMEKRHILKAISKNKGNITKAAKDLGIARTALYRRLEKYGL; encoded by the coding sequence TTGAAAACGGAAGCAAGCATATTAATTATTGATGATGATCTGGATGTATTGGTAAGTGCCCAGATTTTCCTGAAACAATTGTTCACAGAAGTTCGGGTGGAACAACGCCCGGATAAGATCCCCGAATTAATGGAAATTATTGATTTTGATGTGATTTTGCTGGACATGAATTTCACGAAAGGGAAAAATGATGGAGAAGAAGGAATATATTGGCTGAACCGAATTCTTTCAATCAATCCAGCAGCAGTTGTAGTTTTTATTACGGCTTATGGTGGAGTTGATATAGCCGTTCAGGCAATGAAAATTGGTTCTTTTGACTTTCTGGTAAAACCATGGAAAAATGATAAATTGCTAGGATGCATTTTAGCAGCACTTCAACTGCGAAAATCCAAACTTGAAGTTGAAAAACTTAGAAATACAAATGAAACACTTGACTCGGAAATCAATCAGCATTTTAAGGAATTTGTTGGAAATTCATTGGCAATTCAAAAGGTATTTACTCTCATTGAAAAAGTAGCAATCACCGAAGCCGATGTTTTAATTTTGGGAGAAAACGGAACAGGTAAGGAACTTATCGCCCGAGAAATTCATAAACAATCTAATCGGAGAAACGAAGTTTTCATTCCGGTAGATCTGGGGGCCATTCATGAAAATCTTTTTGAGAGTGAACTCTTCGGGCATATAAAGGGATCATTTACTGATGCGCATGTTGATAAAGCCGGCCGCTTCGAATTGGCTCATCATGGAACAATTTTTTTGGATGAAATAGGCAATCTAAGTCTTCCTTTACAAGCTAAGCTTTTAAGCGTATTGCAAAACAGAAGAGTAAATCGAATTGGCTCTGGTAAGGAAATCCAGGTTGATTTCCGGCTGATTTGTGCTACCAATATGCCTTTGTATGAAATGGTTCAAAAAGGCGAATTTCGTGAAGATTTATTATACCGAATAAATATTGTTGAAATTAACGTTCCACCACTGCGTGAACGTATCGGAGATATTCCCCTTTTGCTAAACTTCTTTTTTAAAAAATTTACCAAAAAATATAACAAACCAAAACTTCAGGTTTCTCAAAACATCATCAACCTTTTATCGAAATACAGTTGGCCCGGAAACATACGTGAATTGGGGCATCTGATTGAAAGAGCAGTAATATTGAGCGATGGGATTAAATTAAATTTTCACGATTTCGCAAGTGACTTTTCAAATGCGAAAATTCAGGGGAAAACAGAAGATACCCTGAATTTGAAAGAAATGGAAAAGAGGCATATTTTAAAAGCAATTAGTAAAAATAAAGGTAATATAACAAAGGCGGCCAAAGATTTGGGAATAGCCCGTACGGCACTTTACCGAAGACTTGAAAAATATGGTCTCTAA
- a CDS encoding ABC transporter permease → MVRNLLKITIRNFKRQFGFSMLNILGLTIGMASFIMIYLWISDELSYESAYSKADRIYVVHKEYQVAGQSQFNPSTPAPLAPRLKNDFAEIESSIRIARMSVTVEYKGETYTNQRLCASDPDYINLFDLEFINGDRNKVFDEPHAVIIAQKIADRYFKGENPLGKVLKINDRKSLTVTGVYKDPPEKSTIKYELVGRFDFLIENGENRDDWGNHRFRTMILVNSEVDMQALDRKMSDLIQAQIPDEKIAIKTLALDKLRLYTIDGKNQRIQYVHLFMAIAIFIIFIACINFMNLSTAKAARRSKEIGLRKVVGSSRNMLILQFITESVLFAAISALLAMMLVELFRPVFNQITVKQISIDYQDIRVYLKLISLVLFTGFLSGSYPAFFMSSFKPVLAIKNAIHLGVKGILFRKILVIIQFTISIFLIISTFFIFFQIRSIQQKDLGFDKKNVIAFDAEGRISTNYQAFKNELLSNKGIVNVTRATQLPNDIENIFRNVTWEDMQQPEGSTFGAGTIDYDYFETMKMDIVEGRSFSKEYGRDSVNVIFNQTAIKLMGYENPIGRSFSFDDTNPGKIVGVVKDFHSRPLTEKIEPVMFILYPAWCNLVFVRLEDSHVEKALKHIEKIYKDFAPQHPFNYTFLDQSIKEQYQSEQNIGKLSAIFSLIAVIISCLGLYGLAAYTADQKKKEIGIRKVFGADIIGIIYKLSTSFAIWVMIANVIAWPIAWLVMDNWLQNFAYRIDLYWWVFVLSGILALFIAIITVGLQVYRAAICNPIDSIKYE, encoded by the coding sequence ATGGTTAGGAATTTATTAAAAATCACCATCCGGAATTTTAAACGCCAATTCGGGTTTTCGATGCTCAATATTCTTGGATTGACCATAGGAATGGCAAGTTTCATTATGATATACTTATGGATCTCCGATGAGTTGAGTTATGAAAGTGCCTATAGCAAAGCTGATCGGATTTATGTGGTTCATAAGGAATATCAGGTGGCTGGTCAGTCTCAATTTAACCCTTCAACTCCGGCCCCCTTGGCACCTCGATTAAAGAATGATTTTGCCGAAATTGAAAGTTCAATTCGAATCGCCAGAATGAGTGTAACCGTTGAGTATAAAGGTGAAACATATACTAATCAACGTTTATGTGCCTCAGATCCTGATTATATCAACCTGTTTGATTTAGAATTTATTAATGGCGATCGAAACAAAGTATTTGATGAGCCGCATGCTGTAATCATAGCTCAAAAAATTGCCGATCGCTATTTTAAGGGAGAAAATCCTTTGGGGAAAGTTTTGAAAATTAATGATCGAAAAAGCTTAACTGTTACCGGTGTTTATAAAGATCCTCCTGAAAAATCAACAATTAAGTACGAATTAGTTGGGCGTTTCGATTTTTTAATTGAAAATGGTGAGAACAGGGATGATTGGGGAAATCATCGATTTCGTACCATGATTTTAGTTAATTCTGAAGTCGATATGCAAGCCTTGGATCGAAAAATGAGTGATTTGATTCAGGCGCAAATTCCCGATGAAAAGATTGCAATAAAAACACTGGCATTGGATAAGTTAAGGCTTTATACTATTGATGGTAAGAATCAACGAATACAATACGTTCATTTATTCATGGCCATCGCCATCTTTATCATTTTCATAGCATGTATCAATTTTATGAATTTATCTACAGCCAAAGCTGCCAGAAGAAGCAAAGAAATTGGTTTAAGAAAAGTAGTTGGCAGCAGCCGGAATATGTTAATCCTTCAGTTTATTACAGAGTCGGTTTTATTTGCGGCAATATCTGCTTTGTTGGCCATGATGCTGGTTGAGTTGTTCAGGCCTGTATTTAACCAAATTACTGTTAAGCAGATCAGCATTGATTATCAAGACATCAGGGTCTATCTGAAATTAATAAGTCTGGTCTTATTTACCGGATTTTTATCAGGCAGTTATCCGGCTTTTTTTATGTCATCGTTTAAGCCTGTACTGGCCATAAAAAATGCAATTCATTTGGGTGTGAAAGGTATTCTTTTCAGAAAAATTTTGGTTATCATCCAATTTACGATTTCTATCTTTTTAATCATTTCTACGTTTTTTATCTTTTTTCAAATCAGGAGCATTCAGCAAAAGGATCTGGGATTTGACAAAAAAAATGTAATTGCATTCGATGCAGAAGGACGAATAAGTACAAATTATCAGGCATTTAAAAATGAATTATTGAGCAATAAGGGAATTGTAAATGTAACGAGGGCAACCCAATTACCCAACGATATTGAAAATATATTCAGGAATGTAACCTGGGAGGATATGCAGCAACCGGAGGGATCGACTTTTGGCGCAGGTACCATCGATTATGACTATTTCGAAACCATGAAAATGGATATTGTTGAAGGGCGAAGTTTTTCGAAAGAATATGGCAGAGATTCGGTAAATGTAATATTTAACCAAACAGCCATTAAACTGATGGGTTATGAAAACCCCATTGGCAGAAGTTTTTCCTTTGATGATACAAACCCCGGAAAAATAGTTGGAGTTGTGAAGGATTTTCATTCACGCCCTTTAACTGAGAAGATTGAACCTGTAATGTTCATTCTTTATCCTGCTTGGTGTAATTTAGTTTTTGTACGTCTGGAAGATAGTCATGTGGAAAAGGCCCTTAAACATATTGAGAAAATTTATAAAGATTTTGCACCGCAACATCCTTTTAATTATACCTTTTTGGATCAAAGCATCAAAGAGCAATATCAATCAGAACAAAATATTGGAAAACTTTCCGCAATTTTTTCCTTGATCGCAGTCATTATCTCTTGTTTGGGTTTATATGGGCTGGCGGCATATACCGCCGATCAGAAGAAAAAAGAAATAGGCATTAGAAAGGTGTTCGGGGCGGATATAATTGGTATCATCTATAAATTATCAACATCTTTTGCAATTTGGGTTATGATTGCTAATGTAATCGCATGGCCAATCGCTTGGCTAGTTATGGATAATTGGTTGCAAAATTTCGCCTATCGCATCGATTTGTATTGGTGGGTATTTGTTTTGTCGGGAATACTTGCTTTATTCATTGCTATTATAACCGTGGGTTTACAGGTTTATCGTGCAGCAATTTGTAATCCCATCGATTCAATTAAATATGAATAA